CACGACTCTGACTGCCATGATGAGGTCGTTATACTCCGTGTCCCAATCTTCGTCTGTTGCCGCGTGCATGCTTGGCACGATGGCGCGCGCTCGCTGATCGCCGCGCAGTTCAACGCCGTGTTCCTGCAACGCTTTGGCAATCACCGGTAGCTGCTCGTCAGCCACATCCGCATGAATCAAGAGCTTTTCGGCAGCATTGCAGACAGATGGCCGCTGAACCTTGGCGTTGACCACAATCGCCACTGCCATGTCCAGCTGTGCTTGGGCATCAACATAAATGTGGCAATTGCCAGCACCCGTCTCAATCACCGGAACCGTTGCCTGCTCCACAACCGCTTTAATCAGGCCGCGCCCGCCTCGCGGAATCAACACATCGAGGTAATCGTTGAGATGCATTAATTGATTGGCTACTTCATGCCGCGTATCCGTTACCAACTGAACTGCATCCCTCGGCAACCCGTGCGCCGCCAACGCGTCTTGCAAAACCGTTGCTAATGCCATATTGCTATGCAAGGCTTCCTTACCGCCACGTAAAATGACCGCATTGCCACTTTTAAATGTCAACGCCGCAGCATCAACCGTCACGTTCGGCCGCGCTTCATAAATCATGCCGACAACGCCCAAAGGTACTCGCTTCTGGGCAATAGTCAGCCCAGCATGATTCACCCAAGCACGATCCGTTTGGGCAGTAGGGTCGTCCAGAACCGCCACCTGCCGCACGCCCGCCGCCATGTCGGCAATCCGTGCTTCCGTCAACACCAGCCGATCCTTGAATTTGCTCGGCATCGTGCTGGCAGCTTTCAGATCTGCTTGATTAGCTGCCAAAATCGTTTCCGTTTGCGTCTCCAGCGCATCAGCCATCGCCAGTAAGCCGGCATTTTTCTGTGCCGTGGTTAATTGGCCAAGAATAGCCGCGGCCGCCTTAGCCGCTTTGCCCATTTGTTCAAGATCGATCGTCGTTGTATCCATTTAAAACGTCCCCTTTGCCGTTTATGAGCCGCAGTGGCTGACAAAATGGCTGACTTTTTCATCACGTCATCTTATATGTGCGCTTTTAAATTCAACTATTTGAAGCTTGGTTATCAGGTGACACTTGCTCCAAAACGTTGCCAAACCAAGTTCCGACTGGCTCACCAGCGACGATGCGCAGGATGATCCGCGGATCACGGCCGCTTGCCAGCACCATCTGTTTGCCGGCACGCATCATCGTTTGCGCGGCTTTTAGTTTGGTCACCATTCCGCCGGTTCCAAAACGCGTTGAACTGCCACCGGCGCCAGCTAAAACCTTGGCAGACAAATGGGTGATTTCCGGAATCAACGCCGCATCCGGATGCCGGTTAGGATCCTGATCATAAAGCCCGTCAATGTCGGAAAGTACCATCAGCAAATCCGCATCAATCTGCTTTGCGACCAAGGCCGAGAGCTGATCGTTATCGCCAAAGGTTGTCCGATGATCCAACTCGTCCACGGCCACACTATCATTCTCGTTAATGATCGGAATGACCTGCTGGGCAAGTAAGGCATCAATCGTATCAAGCACATGCTGGCGCGTTTGCGGATAATCAAACACATCATGTGTCAGCAACAACTGACCAATTTTGGCGCCGTAATCACTAAACCGTTGCGTATACAAGGTCATCAGCTCTGACTGGCCGATTGCCGCAAGTGCCTGTTGATGGGCGATCGTGGCAGGGCGCGTACTCACCCCAAGCTTCGCCATCCCGACCCCAATCGCCCCAGAAGTGACCAAAACCAATTCATAGCCTTGATTATTCAACGCAGTTAAGGCATACGCCAGCCGATCAATCGTCTGTAAGTTCACCTTGCCATTTTGGTGAATCAAACTGCTTGTCCCGATTTTGACCACAATCCGTTTACAATGCATTGCCCGTTTTACCATCGTTACCTCCGCACGCTACAACTTTCTCAGCATTCAAAAAAGCACCGTTTTAATCGAGACACCCGTTAAGGCGGTACCATTCTCGTTCAAAGCAGTGCTTTGCGCTTTTTCATGATTTAATTAGTTTGACACTAAACCCCAAGCTTGGATTCGCGAACCATTCAGAACTTTCAGCTAGTGTTCTGATCTCTGTGAGTCGCTACTTTGACTTGATGAAGTGAATTGTATGCGGCGGGAGGGTAAAAGTCAAGCGTGCCGTTTCCTCATTTTTTGACATAACGGCACTTACTGTCGTGTCACCGGCACGCGCAATGCATAAATTCGCGGTAATGAGTTGCGGCCACGCACCGGTTGGCCATTGACTGTTAACGCCCCCTGCTTCACGGATACTTTTACTGGTGAAGGTAGTCTCACTGCATAACGCTCCGGTAGTTTTAGTCTTTCAACGTAAAACCTACCATCATTCAGCTTCCGGGTAATACCGACAACACCTAATTGATCAGCCTGAGCTAGGTAAACTCCATTAGCCGTCAGCGGGTTGCCGACAAGCTGCCAATCGCCGTTTTTCATTCGGTACTGTTTGCGTCCTTTAATGTCGAAGCGGTAAAAAGCAAAAATTCCGCCGGCAAGCGGTCGCTGACACCCATCCGGAAAAACCGCCATTTGTTGGAATAGCGGCACCGACTTTTGCGACTGCTGCGCCACAACTGTTTGCTGTGCTGTGAGTGAGATTGGTTTGGTCTTGACGCCACCGCCTTGTAACCCCACGACGGCTAAAATGGCTGCCCCCGCAATCAAAATTTTAATGATGATGTGTTTCCCCCGCATTTCCCCGTCTCCATGTATTAATTTTTAAATATATTAACAATAAGTTTATCAGTTTGACTAGATGATTTGCTAACAATACACGTGTTATTAAAAATGAGTCTAAAACTCACAAAATACTGCAGCGCTGTAATTTCAAAACAGGCAGAATTACGCTACCAGAACCTCTTTCCCCCGAATTCGTCATCTTTTAACGACATAAAAAAATCCCAATCCGTCAATGCGCTTATGGCAAAGATGGATCAGGATTAAAATATGCTGTTTATTTATAAACCGCGCATTTTAGAATCAAGTTAGCCACTGTCTCAAAATTTTTTGGACAATAAAAAACATCAAGAACAGATATCCTGTATCATTGAAGTTCCTACACAAACAATGGAAGAGGATATTGTCTTGATGCAGAAACAGGATAGCACACACCGCCAAAAAGGTCAGCACTTAACATCACTCGAGCGCGGAAAAGTGGCCGGATTCCGCCAAGCTGGGAAGTCCAATCGTTGGATTGCTGCTGAAATTGGCGTCTGCCCGCAGACCATTAATAATGAAATCAAGCGAGGTACAGTAGATCAGGTCAAGAAGAGTAATGGCAAGCGCGTCTACCATCGACAATACCTGCCAGAGGCTGCTCAGGCACGTTACGAGACTGCACGCTTGAGCTGCCATCGTCCTGACAAGTTCGCCAGCGTACAGGTCTTCTTAGCCTGGTACGTACAGCGAGCTAAGCAGGACAAATGGTCGCCGGATGCTTCAATCGGCTATGCCAAGCGACACAAGCTGTTTACTCCTGAAGAGCTTGTTTGTGCCTCGACTTTGTACCAGTACATTGACGACCAACGCCTAGAGATTCGAAATATCGACCTGTTGGAGAAGACTAAGCGGAAGACCTCTCACCAGCACCACACCAAGGCTAAGCGCCTGGCTGGCCGCAGTATCGAGGAACGGCCTAAGGTCGTTGAACGACGCAGGCAGTTCGGTCACTGGGAGATGGATACCATTGTCGGTAAACGCAATGGCAAGGAGAGCGTCATCTTGACTCTGATTGAGCGCAAGACCCGTTGCCAACTTCTCCGCTTGATCGAAGGACGAGATGCAGACTCTGTGAGCTATGCATTGCGTGGAATCAAGCGCGAATGGGGAGCTTGCATCAAGACCATCACAGCCGACAACGGACCCGAGTTCACCGCCTTAAATACTGCTTTTGCTGGGACGGAAACTGAGATCTTCTACGCCCATCCTTACACGTCCTGCGACCGTGGCACCAACGAGGCACATAACCGGATGATCCGCCAGGACTTCCCTAAGGGCATGTCCCTAGATGACATTAGCCCTAGTCAAGTGCAGGCCACGCAAGACCGCTTGAATCAGTTGCCTCGCAAACAACAGGGCTACTGCACACCCCAGCAAAACTTTGAGGCCGAAGCTCGGCGCGTTCGCCGCATGGCCCAGTAGTCTCTCTAGCGCCACAACTTCTATTTGATAACGGCCTGTTCTGGGATTGTCCTCAACGACTGGCTAACTTGTTCTTGCAATTTACGTTTATTTATAAACTGCGACTAGGCGCGGACAATTTTACCAACCGCAATTGGCAGGGTCACGTGCGCATCGTAGTTCATGACCGTGCCCTTGACCGTATCAGGCAACTTCAGTGAATCCGGAACACCGTGAATATAAATCACACGTTTGTCGAGTTGCAAATCTTCGCTGCCAAATGCGGCTTTGAAAGCCTGTTGGAGT
Above is a window of Lacticaseibacillus casei DSM 20011 = JCM 1134 = ATCC 393 DNA encoding:
- a CDS encoding glutamate-5-semialdehyde dehydrogenase; the encoded protein is MDTTTIDLEQMGKAAKAAAAILGQLTTAQKNAGLLAMADALETQTETILAANQADLKAASTMPSKFKDRLVLTEARIADMAAGVRQVAVLDDPTAQTDRAWVNHAGLTIAQKRVPLGVVGMIYEARPNVTVDAAALTFKSGNAVILRGGKEALHSNMALATVLQDALAAHGLPRDAVQLVTDTRHEVANQLMHLNDYLDVLIPRGGRGLIKAVVEQATVPVIETGAGNCHIYVDAQAQLDMAVAIVVNAKVQRPSVCNAAEKLLIHADVADEQLPVIAKALQEHGVELRGDQRARAIVPSMHAATDEDWDTEYNDLIMAVRVVDSEEAAIAHINAHNTKHSEAIITDNYQNSQQFLQQVDAAVVYVNASTRFTDGFEFGFGAEIGISTQKLHARGPMGLAALTTIKYQVLGNGQVRED
- the proB gene encoding glutamate 5-kinase — translated: MVKRAMHCKRIVVKIGTSSLIHQNGKVNLQTIDRLAYALTALNNQGYELVLVTSGAIGVGMAKLGVSTRPATIAHQQALAAIGQSELMTLYTQRFSDYGAKIGQLLLTHDVFDYPQTRQHVLDTIDALLAQQVIPIINENDSVAVDELDHRTTFGDNDQLSALVAKQIDADLLMVLSDIDGLYDQDPNRHPDAALIPEITHLSAKVLAGAGGSSTRFGTGGMVTKLKAAQTMMRAGKQMVLASGRDPRIILRIVAGEPVGTWFGNVLEQVSPDNQASNS
- a CDS encoding IS30 family transposase, encoding MQKQDSTHRQKGQHLTSLERGKVAGFRQAGKSNRWIAAEIGVCPQTINNEIKRGTVDQVKKSNGKRVYHRQYLPEAAQARYETARLSCHRPDKFASVQVFLAWYVQRAKQDKWSPDASIGYAKRHKLFTPEELVCASTLYQYIDDQRLEIRNIDLLEKTKRKTSHQHHTKAKRLAGRSIEERPKVVERRRQFGHWEMDTIVGKRNGKESVILTLIERKTRCQLLRLIEGRDADSVSYALRGIKREWGACIKTITADNGPEFTALNTAFAGTETEIFYAHPYTSCDRGTNEAHNRMIRQDFPKGMSLDDISPSQVQATQDRLNQLPRKQQGYCTPQQNFEAEARRVRRMAQ